The DNA region GACCACCTGATCCTACAAGTACAACAGTTATATTTAGAACAAAAGCGCATATACCACgtgtttgaaaaaaaagcatGAGATAAACGTGATAAATGCATACCTCCTTGTATCTGGCGGTTGTATTTGGAATACCATTGCCATCCCATGTCTTGGGCAACATAGGAGTAGGATTCTCAACATCCCAGTTCAGATCAGAAGCAATGAAGGCAGGTCTCTCGGCTAAAAGGCTGCACTCATCATACGATTGGTCCCCTGCTGCACACTTGACAGCACATTGATTCCCAACATCTGTGAATGAAGATTTCAACCAGTGAGACAGACTCAATGCAGCATGCTTTTCATCTGAGTTGAATTTTGACAGTTCTCCACCATCCAATAGCTCTACGCTGCCAATCTGACACTTGGACTCCTCCAGAGAGAGTGTTTCTTTTACTTGGCATGAAGCATTAATATCAGGAGAAGAAAATGATGGAGATTTGGACAATCCTGGTTTAGCCACTGAAGTTGAAGATGACTGCTGTGGCTTCTTGATAGAATCTGCTCCTAAGTTTCTCTTTTTTGGAGGATTGAATGATGCCAGTGGTGAAGAATCTTCTGTCAGTTCCATCTGCTGAAGTTTGTTCTCAATGGGTCTCAGAACAGGATAGATAAATTGTTTCCGGGTCCGCACACGCTTTCCAGACATAGAAGCCCCTCTATGTGAAGTATAAATTGTTCCAGGGGTCTCCACATCATCCTTGAGCACCAAAGGAGTTGGAAAGGGTGAACCACTGCGTTCAAACAGCTTGTGATTGATGTTCTGAAACGGGGACTTCTCCAAGAAAGATGAATGAGTATTTTCAATGTTTAGATCAGGCCTCATAGTGTGATGCTCCTCACATCTGCAGC from Phragmites australis chromosome 8, lpPhrAust1.1, whole genome shotgun sequence includes:
- the LOC133927198 gene encoding protein JASON-like isoform X2; protein product: MCRCAAAIARAVVAFLDAVLVACFLSCFRTRPRPGSGSGSSRRDALVHRDRVGEVLWDDEQGRSGRFCEDLADGGGIDEKELRREANYLKLCGTISEIPTELRNESHEINLEDTNEFNMPTNATATNCISLFEANSSEGCRCEEHHTMRPDLNIENTHSSFLEKSPFQNINHKLFERSGSPFPTPLVLKDDVETPGTIYTSHRGASMSGKRVRTRKQFIYPVLRPIENKLQQMELTEDSSPLASFNPPKKRNLGADSIKKPQQSSSTSVAKPGLSKSPSFSSPDINASCQVKETLSLEESKCQIGSVELLDGGELSKFNSDEKHAALSLSHWLKSSFTDVGNQCAVKCAAGDQSYDECSLLAERPAFIASDLNWDVENPTPMLPKTWDGNGIPNTTARYKEDQVVSWHATPFEERLLKVLSDEERCPPRKVVRGQMFHHEEKAE
- the LOC133927198 gene encoding protein JASON-like isoform X1, whose amino-acid sequence is MCRCAAAIARAVVAFLDAVLVACFLSCFRTRPRPGSGSGSSRRDALVHRDRVGEVLWDDEQGLGRSGRFCEDLADGGGIDEKELRREANYLKLCGTISEIPTELRNESHEINLEDTNEFNMPTNATATNCISLFEANSSEGCRCEEHHTMRPDLNIENTHSSFLEKSPFQNINHKLFERSGSPFPTPLVLKDDVETPGTIYTSHRGASMSGKRVRTRKQFIYPVLRPIENKLQQMELTEDSSPLASFNPPKKRNLGADSIKKPQQSSSTSVAKPGLSKSPSFSSPDINASCQVKETLSLEESKCQIGSVELLDGGELSKFNSDEKHAALSLSHWLKSSFTDVGNQCAVKCAAGDQSYDECSLLAERPAFIASDLNWDVENPTPMLPKTWDGNGIPNTTARYKEDQVVSWHATPFEERLLKVLSDEERCPPRKVVRGQMFHHEEKAE
- the LOC133927198 gene encoding protein JASON-like isoform X4 produces the protein MRSCTGIGSGRCFGMTSKEGVEDFVRIWLMVAALMRRSLDASCRCEEHHTMRPDLNIENTHSSFLEKSPFQNINHKLFERSGSPFPTPLVLKDDVETPGTIYTSHRGASMSGKRVRTRKQFIYPVLRPIENKLQQMELTEDSSPLASFNPPKKRNLGADSIKKPQQSSSTSVAKPGLSKSPSFSSPDINASCQVKETLSLEESKCQIGSVELLDGGELSKFNSDEKHAALSLSHWLKSSFTDVGNQCAVKCAAGDQSYDECSLLAERPAFIASDLNWDVENPTPMLPKTWDGNGIPNTTARYKEDQVVSWHATPFEERLLKVLSDEERCPPRKVVRGQMFHHEEKAE
- the LOC133927198 gene encoding protein JASON-like isoform X3, whose protein sequence is MCRCAAAIARAVVAFLDAVLVACFLSCFRTRPRPGSGSGSSRRDALVHRDRVGEVLWDDEQGLGRSGRFCEDLADGGGIDEKELRREANYLKLCGTISEIPTELRNESHEINLEDTNEFNMPTNATATNCISLFEANSSEGCRCEEHHTMRPDLNIENTHSSFLEKSPFQNINHKLFERSGSPFPTPLVLKDDVETPGTIYTSHRGASMSGKRVRTRKQFIYPVLRPIENKLQQMELTEDSSPLASFNPPKKRNLGADSIKKPQQSSSTSVAKPGLSKSPSFSSPDINASCQVKETLSLEESKCQIGSVELLDDVGNQCAVKCAAGDQSYDECSLLAERPAFIASDLNWDVENPTPMLPKTWDGNGIPNTTARYKEDQVVSWHATPFEERLLKVLSDEERCPPRKVVRGQMFHHEEKAE